A part of Aegilops tauschii subsp. strangulata cultivar AL8/78 chromosome 2, Aet v6.0, whole genome shotgun sequence genomic DNA contains:
- the LOC109768280 gene encoding malate synthase: MPSLHNSTPAMAQCYDTPEGVDIRGRYDPEFAAILTRDALAFVAGLQREFRGAVRYAMERRREAQRRYDAGELPRFDPSTRFVREGEWACAPVPPAIADRTVEITGPADPRKMVINALNSGAKVFMADFEDALAPTWENLMRGQVNLRDAVAGTISFRDAARGGRVYKLDERTAKLFVRPRGWHLPEAHVLIDGEPAIGCLVDFGLYFFHSHAAFRAGQGAGFGPFFYLPKMEHSREARIWNGVFERAERVAGIERGSIRATVLVETLPAVFQMDEILHELRDHSAGLNCGRWDYIFSYVKTFRAHPDRLLPDRALVGMAQHFMRSYSHLLIRTCHRRRVHAMGGMAAQIPIKDDAAANEAALELVRGDKLREVRAGHDGTWAAHPGLIPAIREVFEGHLGGKPNQIDAAAPVDAITEEDLIQPPRGARTVEGLRLNTRVGVQYLAAWLGGSGSVPLYNLMEDAATAEISRVQNWQWLHHGAVLDAGGVAVRATPELLAHVVEEEMARVQEEVGADRFRRGRYKEAGRIFIRQCVAPELDDFLTLDAYGLIVVHHPRGAASKL, translated from the exons ATGCCCAGTTTGCACAACAGCACCCCGGCGATGGCGCAGTGCTACGACACGCCGGAGGGCGTGGACATCCGCGGCCGTTACGACCCGGAGTTCGCGGCCATCCTGACCCGCGACGCGCTGGCCTTCGTGGCCGGCCTGCAGCGCGAGTTCCGCGGCGCCGTCAGGTACGCCATGGAGCGCCGGCGGGAGGCCCAGCGGCGCTACGACGCCGGCGAGCTGCCACGGTTCGACCCCTCCACGAGGTTCGTCCGGGAGGGAGAATGGGCGTGCGCGCCCGTGCCCCCGGCCATCGCGGACCGGACCGTGGAGATCACCGGCCCCGCCGACCCGAGGAAGATGGTCATCAACGCGCTCAACTCCGGCGCCAAGGTCTTCATG GCTGACTTCGAGGACGCGCTGGCGCCGACGTGGGAGAACCTGATGCGCGGGCAGGTGAACCTGCGGGACGCCGTGGCCGGCACCATAAGCTTCCGCGACGCGGCGCGCGGCGGCCGGGTGTACAAGCTCGACGAGCGCACCGCGAAGCTGTTCGTCAGGCCGCGCGGCTGGCACCTGCCGGAGGCGCACGTGCTCATCGACGGCGAGCCGGCCATCGGCTGCCTCGTGGACTTCGGGCTCTACTTCTTCCACAGCCACGCCGCCTTCCGCGCCGGCCAGGGCGCCGGGTTCGGCCCCTTCTTCTACCTCCCCAAGATGGAGCACTCCAG GGAGGCGAGGATATGGAACGGCGTGTTCGAGAGGGCGGAGAGGGTGGCCGGGATCGAGCGTGGGAGCATCCGGGCGACGGTGCTGGTGGAGACGCTGCCGGCGGTGTTCCAGATGGACGAGATCCTGCACGAGCTGCGCGACCACTCGGCGGGGCTCAACTGCGGGCGGTGGGACTACATCTTCAGCTACGTCAAGACGTTCCGCGCCCACCCGGACCGCCTCCTCCCCGACCGCGCCCTCGTCGGCATGGCACAGCACTTCATGCGCTCCTACTCCCACCTCCTCATCCGCAcctgccaccgccgccgcgtcCACGCCATGGGCGGCATG GCGGCTCAGATTCCGATCAAGGACGACGCGGCGGCGAACGAGGCGGCGCTGGAGCTGGTGCGCGGGGACAAGCTGAGGGAGGTGCGGGCGGGGCACGACGGCACGTGGGCGGCGCACCCGGGGCTCATCCCGGCGATCCGGGAGGTCTTCGAGGGCCACCTCGGCGGGAAGCCTAACCAGATCGACGCGGCGGCGCCCGTCGACGCCATCACGGAGGAGGACCTGATCCAGCCGCCGCGGGGGGCGCGCACGGTGGAGGGGCTGCGGCTCAACACCCGGGTCGGTGTGCAGTACCTCGCGGCGTGGCTGGGCGGGTCCGGCTCCGTGCCGCTGTACAACCTGATGGAGGACGCGGCCACCGCGGAGATCAGCCGCGTGCAGAACTGGCAGTGGCTCCACCACGGCGCGGTGCTGGACGCCGGTGGCGTGGCGGTCCGAGCCACGCCGGAGCTGCTCGCGCACGTCGTGGAGGAGGAGATGGCGAGGGTCCAGGAGGAGGTCGGCGCCGACAGGTTCCGGCGGGGGCGCTACAAGGAGGCTGGCAGGATATTCATCCGGCAGTGCGTCGCGCCGGAGCTGGACGACTTCCTCACGCTGGACGCCTACGGCCTCATCGTTGTGCACCATCCCAGAGGGGCGGCATCCAAGCTCTGA
- the LOC109768290 gene encoding uncharacterized protein, with protein sequence MVAAVVNYPLVAGLLAFAVAQSAKFFTTWYKEKRWDARQFIASGGMPSSHSATVTALAVSVGIQEGFRSATFATSVILACVVMHDAFGVRLHAGKQAEVLNQIVYELPIEHPLAETKPLREILGHTVPQVVAGCILGILTAVIMLLALGSYT encoded by the exons ATGGTCGCCGCCGTGGTGAACTACCCGCTCGTCGCGGGGCTCCTCGCCTTCGCGGTCGCGCAGTCCGCCAAGTTCTTCACCACCTG GTATAAAGAGAAGCGTTGGGATGCCAGGCAATTTATAGCTTCTGGAGGGATGCCATCATCACATTCAGCCACAGTGACAGCACTTGCAGTGTCTGTTGGTATCCAAGAAGGCTTTCGTAGTGCTACATTTGCAACTTCAGTGATACTTGCATGTGTG GTGATGCATGATGCTTTTGGTGTTCGGTTGCATGCTGGAAAACAGGCAGAG GTGTTGAACCAAATTGTCTACGAGCTGCCTATAGAGCATCCACTGGCAGAGACAAAGCCATTGCGTGAAATTCTTGGACACACTGTCCCTCAG GTGGTGGCTGGTTGCATCCTTGGAATCCTCACGGCTGTGATCATGCTCTTAGCTCTGGGGAGTTACACTTAG